The following coding sequences are from one Treponema bryantii window:
- a CDS encoding efflux RND transporter permease subunit, protein MKVSEFSVKHPVIITMLLIVLIAFGFFSLGGMRTEFMEDISMPQAIVYTVYPGASAEDVENDITKVLEDSFVTLPHFKAIDSTSSNSLSWILITYADGYDPYDQLPELRNRISELVEKLPDGISGEPRALVGGMSMVPIISFSASSGQDTARLTQYLQDELTPLLTQIDGVSQVTIDGGKELAVNIKLDVDSLTSKGIAVSTVYQVLNYGNVNLPLGNASYQDRAIQVRYAGGFNSLEDIKNLPVGVGDGSTIIRLSDVAEVTLSYPEQNVSVSDGRVPLTIVNVTKRLDGDTTKIIKKVKKAIAECEKNTNGAVQFHIISDDSRQVRASLKAVIQSGILGVVFAVLVILLFMADWRATLTISLSIPLCILFSLIGLRILDISLNLMTLSGLVISLGMVVDGSTVMLDQIYRYYKRRDQETGEMEYTVTQSIYKGWDEVSASILASTATTIVVFVPIALLGGLIGSVLHAVAVTIILAIFSSFLVAVVIVPYLLKLFLSENGPKVRGKPRKFDQVMSKIERGYRKVLALSLKNRGFVVLVALFLLVFSGFIALRLGISFIPSTDSGDFYISTEFPMGTEKEQTHEKMQVAQDLLYQYVPEIDNVVIYEGQGDSSNFSSVSTPHYAYTHVVLVPVSERKRNVHEIMLQIQEIWAAVLPDSKVSVQNGGFDKLVGYVADGGGYGITLISEDINTLYETASKIKDYLETDPEVVTAKLDTDFDTSTMVIDMSQEYLSSLGITSYEAGITSAILFQGVDCGRFKELESGRRYDMKITSNITDKNITADAISNLHIVTQNGQDVSFANLSDIKVEKSISQINHSNRAKKITVTASLVGEDTSGVSQRVNQFIANNPLPNGVHSKAGGIMALIGDMITPMISALLIAVFLVYTVMVIQFEKFRQPLLIMATIPFCFIGVVGGLLMFGSTLNLLSLLGLISLAGVVVNNGIILIDYINQLRAQRRQVLARTKGTQDKDGEWHIALNTEEEDELLKGSVLDGAASRIKPILITTLTTLLGDIPMAVAKGEGSELYASMGQAITGGLLTSTLITLILIPVIYYLSEKNSIKHKRGKYEKAVQ, encoded by the coding sequence ATGAAAGTTTCAGAATTCTCAGTAAAACATCCTGTCATTATCACAATGCTTCTGATTGTGCTTATTGCATTCGGCTTTTTTTCGCTGGGTGGAATGCGCACAGAATTCATGGAAGACATTTCCATGCCACAGGCAATCGTGTACACCGTGTATCCTGGTGCCAGTGCAGAGGATGTTGAAAACGATATTACAAAAGTGCTCGAAGATTCTTTTGTAACTCTTCCTCACTTTAAGGCAATCGACAGTACCTCTTCAAATTCCCTCAGCTGGATTTTGATTACTTATGCTGATGGCTACGACCCATACGACCAGCTCCCAGAGCTCCGAAACCGCATTTCCGAACTTGTGGAAAAGCTTCCGGACGGAATCTCCGGAGAGCCCCGCGCCCTCGTTGGCGGTATGTCCATGGTTCCAATCATCAGTTTTTCTGCAAGTTCAGGTCAGGACACTGCACGCCTCACCCAGTATCTTCAGGATGAGCTTACACCTCTGCTTACACAGATTGACGGTGTTTCTCAGGTTACAATTGACGGCGGTAAAGAGCTCGCAGTTAATATCAAGCTTGATGTCGACTCTCTTACATCTAAAGGAATCGCCGTTTCCACAGTATATCAGGTATTAAATTACGGAAACGTAAATCTTCCGCTTGGAAACGCCAGCTATCAGGACCGCGCAATTCAGGTACGTTACGCCGGTGGGTTTAATTCCCTCGAGGACATAAAAAATCTTCCGGTCGGCGTTGGCGACGGTTCAACAATAATCCGACTGAGCGATGTAGCCGAAGTCACTCTTTCCTACCCTGAACAGAATGTTTCTGTTTCTGATGGACGTGTTCCACTCACAATTGTAAACGTAACAAAGCGTCTCGACGGTGACACTACAAAAATCATCAAAAAGGTTAAGAAAGCAATTGCTGAATGTGAAAAAAATACAAACGGTGCCGTTCAGTTCCATATCATCAGCGACGACAGCCGCCAGGTTCGTGCTTCTCTTAAAGCCGTTATTCAGAGTGGTATTCTCGGTGTAGTTTTTGCCGTACTCGTAATCCTGCTGTTCATGGCAGACTGGCGAGCTACCCTTACAATCAGCCTTTCAATTCCACTTTGTATTTTATTCAGTCTGATTGGCTTACGCATTCTGGATATTTCCCTCAACCTCATGACACTTTCCGGACTTGTTATTTCGCTTGGTATGGTTGTCGATGGTTCCACGGTTATGCTCGATCAGATTTACCGCTATTATAAACGCCGCGACCAGGAAACCGGCGAAATGGAATATACAGTTACCCAGAGCATCTACAAGGGCTGGGACGAAGTTTCTGCTTCAATTCTCGCCAGTACTGCGACAACCATCGTAGTATTCGTTCCGATTGCACTGCTCGGTGGTCTTATAGGAAGCGTTCTTCACGCAGTTGCAGTAACAATCATCCTGGCAATCTTCTCTTCTTTCCTTGTTGCCGTTGTAATTGTTCCATATCTGCTCAAACTTTTCCTTTCTGAAAACGGTCCAAAAGTTCGCGGAAAGCCAAGAAAGTTCGATCAGGTGATGTCAAAAATCGAAAGAGGCTACAGAAAGGTACTTGCACTTTCTTTAAAAAATCGCGGTTTTGTCGTGCTTGTAGCCCTGTTTTTGCTCGTTTTTTCGGGATTTATAGCCCTCAGATTGGGAATTTCCTTCATTCCCTCAACAGACTCAGGCGATTTTTACATTTCTACAGAATTCCCTATGGGAACCGAAAAAGAGCAGACTCACGAAAAAATGCAGGTTGCCCAGGACCTTCTCTACCAGTATGTGCCTGAAATTGACAACGTGGTTATTTACGAAGGTCAGGGAGATTCTTCAAACTTCTCTTCTGTTTCTACACCTCATTACGCATATACTCATGTTGTGCTTGTACCGGTTTCAGAGCGTAAAAGAAACGTCCATGAAATCATGCTTCAGATTCAGGAAATCTGGGCTGCAGTTCTGCCAGATTCAAAAGTCTCTGTACAGAATGGTGGTTTCGATAAACTCGTAGGTTATGTTGCTGATGGTGGTGGTTATGGTATTACTCTGATTTCAGAAGACATAAATACTCTTTATGAAACAGCCAGCAAAATCAAAGACTACCTGGAAACTGATCCAGAGGTAGTAACAGCAAAGCTCGACACAGACTTTGATACAAGTACGATGGTCATTGATATGAGCCAGGAATATCTGAGCTCTCTTGGAATCACAAGTTATGAAGCGGGTATCACTTCTGCAATTCTTTTCCAGGGTGTTGACTGCGGACGTTTTAAGGAACTCGAAAGTGGCCGCCGTTATGACATGAAGATTACTTCAAACATCACAGATAAGAATATTACTGCAGATGCAATTTCAAATCTTCATATTGTAACTCAGAATGGTCAGGATGTTTCCTTTGCAAATCTTTCTGATATTAAAGTTGAAAAATCAATTTCACAGATTAACCATTCTAACCGTGCTAAGAAAATAACTGTTACAGCCTCACTGGTAGGTGAAGATACAAGTGGAGTTTCACAGCGCGTTAATCAGTTTATCGCAAATAATCCGCTGCCAAACGGAGTTCACTCAAAGGCCGGCGGTATTATGGCTCTCATCGGCGACATGATTACTCCAATGATTTCTGCCCTTCTGATTGCCGTATTCCTCGTATACACCGTAATGGTAATTCAGTTCGAAAAGTTCCGTCAGCCGCTTTTAATTATGGCAACAATTCCATTCTGTTTTATCGGTGTTGTCGGCGGTCTTCTGATGTTCGGTTCGACCCTGAATCTTCTCTCATTACTTGGACTTATTTCACTGGCCGGAGTTGTTGTAAACAATGGTATCATTCTGATTGATTATATAAATCAGCTTCGTGCTCAGCGCCGTCAGGTTCTTGCTCGCACAAAAGGAACTCAGGATAAAGATGGCGAATGGCATATCGCACTCAATACAGAAGAAGAGGATGAACTCTTAAAAGGTTCTGTACTCGATGGAGCTGCCAGCCGAATCAAACCAATTTTAATTACTACTCTTACAACCTTACTTGGTGATATTCCAATGGCTGTTGCAAAGGGCGAAGGTTCAGAACTTTATGCTTCTATGGGACAGGCAATTACAGGAGGTCTTTTGACCTCTACTCTCATCACCTTAATTTTAATTCCGGTAATCTATTATCTTAGCGAAAAAAATTCAATCAAACATAAAAGAGGTAAATATGAAAAAGCAGTTCAATAA
- a CDS encoding efflux RND transporter periplasmic adaptor subunit yields the protein MKKISLNALRESKLLQYAIFAAVAVIFVLLTILVTRKKPVAEKPDTVPAVVIQKPENGTLLESVTISGYVEANAMIPVVPFVSGTIKEYPARAGDFVEKDTLLAKIDDAPFRQQMLQAQAAYFAAQSTFDRINNLYKSGATTQQNYDSAKAQADASKAQYDLAKLQVDYTEVRAPVDGTILIADQAVGGIGNQTQPVAVLADLTNQVVRLKVPEKYFDLFTLERDNLKVIVTRPAEKNMYEDAVTTATIENIAPYVSPQSKNFIVVCHLDEPGDRFRPGMFVKVQVAYKTYENVPLISLKARKMDGSFYIFDENTSTVKYVEGQDFPVDENNFIVPEEYRNSYIVMDGQNFIFDGQKVRVFEEALNEAKGTDRTGE from the coding sequence ATGAAGAAGATTTCGTTAAATGCATTACGAGAGAGCAAGCTTTTACAATACGCTATTTTTGCTGCAGTTGCCGTCATTTTTGTTTTATTAACGATTTTAGTAACTCGAAAAAAGCCGGTTGCAGAAAAACCGGATACTGTTCCTGCAGTAGTAATTCAAAAGCCAGAGAACGGAACTCTGCTTGAATCAGTTACAATTTCAGGCTATGTAGAAGCCAATGCCATGATTCCTGTTGTACCTTTTGTTTCTGGTACAATTAAAGAATATCCTGCCCGCGCCGGTGACTTTGTAGAAAAAGATACCCTTCTTGCAAAGATTGACGATGCACCGTTCCGCCAGCAGATGCTTCAGGCACAGGCTGCTTATTTTGCCGCACAGAGCACCTTTGACCGAATCAATAATCTTTATAAATCTGGAGCTACAACCCAGCAGAATTATGATTCAGCTAAAGCTCAGGCAGATGCTTCTAAAGCACAGTATGACCTTGCAAAACTTCAGGTTGATTATACCGAAGTCCGCGCCCCTGTAGACGGCACAATTCTCATTGCAGATCAGGCCGTTGGTGGAATAGGAAATCAGACCCAGCCGGTCGCAGTTCTTGCAGATTTAACAAATCAGGTTGTTCGACTTAAGGTTCCGGAAAAATATTTTGATCTTTTCACCCTCGAACGAGACAACCTTAAAGTAATAGTTACCCGCCCTGCAGAAAAAAATATGTATGAAGATGCGGTAACTACTGCCACAATCGAAAATATCGCTCCTTATGTTTCACCACAGAGCAAAAACTTTATTGTTGTCTGCCACCTTGATGAGCCTGGAGACCGTTTCCGCCCAGGTATGTTTGTAAAAGTTCAGGTAGCTTATAAAACTTACGAAAATGTTCCGCTTATCAGCTTAAAAGCGCGAAAAATGGACGGATCTTTCTATATATTTGATGAAAATACTTCAACAGTGAAATATGTTGAAGGACAGGATTTTCCTGTTGATGAAAACAATTTCATAGTTCCAGAAGAATACCGCAATTCTTATATAGTAATGGATGGTCAGAATTTTATTTTTGATGGCCAGAAGGTCCGTGTTTTTGAAGAAGCTCTGAATGAAGCAAAAGGCACAGACAGGACAGGAGAATAA
- a CDS encoding TetR family transcriptional regulator yields the protein MNDNTSETKLMMAQALKKLIKDRPFSKVTVQDIVSECNINRNTFYYHFESNYDLLYFAYAQEVKKVADSFQKANASIPQAMDFVLDYIDQNIPLCQCAYDSLGETQLKTIFEKDLYEMVRATIEYFGDENSVKFTEDFKTYIGFSYTELLSSQIIWYIKHNGEMDKEIFKKYFQTFFTATLKSVMEEAIKKGF from the coding sequence ATGAACGATAATACTTCTGAAACAAAACTTATGATGGCCCAAGCGCTTAAGAAATTGATTAAGGATAGACCTTTTTCTAAGGTTACGGTTCAGGATATTGTGAGCGAATGCAATATCAATCGAAATACTTTTTATTATCATTTTGAAAGCAACTACGATTTATTGTATTTTGCATATGCTCAGGAAGTAAAAAAGGTAGCAGATTCCTTCCAAAAGGCAAATGCTTCAATTCCGCAGGCAATGGATTTTGTCTTAGATTATATCGATCAGAATATACCTTTATGTCAGTGTGCTTATGATTCTCTGGGCGAAACTCAGCTGAAAACAATTTTTGAAAAAGACCTTTATGAAATGGTTCGGGCGACAATCGAGTATTTTGGTGATGAAAATTCAGTAAAATTTACGGAAGATTTTAAGACATATATCGGCTTCAGCTATACAGAACTGCTTAGCAGTCAAATCATCTGGTATATAAAACATAATGGCGAAATGGATAAAGAAATCTTCAAAAAATATTTCCAGACCTTCTTTACAGCGACCTTGAAATCAGTTATGGAAGAGGCGATTAAGAAGGGATTTTAG
- a CDS encoding DUF6119 family protein, which yields MAVQNFSIYLLKDGIIPEEDDQGNLKKIVKEYDKDDDKKHPNYINCTNNSTSLKSDNPNQYKLYINENPKSENNKWANYLDLIDIDEKLLFSVSPSCILLVPYQTRYFIICFGYAAFHIEKKYCVEDFGSITALNLIKKDKIKSLDAFSLTSSRKQRIQSTKEEDFVFFSADADESLIKNVSGSIDDEKSKISRIVGDCGVNVSTSVSVKEIENLIKYLYDSYCQKTAYLSTFPEFKNIFKEKEEKVIQQLQDNLIEEIKHNTNCKDTIIFSQPIIEDIYGDYSYYFNYQKFESKEFNKVTVEDLLAFISENKITIDKDLLKLKVKVRDNNETKTKLYFLEEVINFSTSIEVSNHTKNYYLFDGNWYYIDADYISRLNTFLERFICLDHAYLPDYSYTILNKNEDKFNKFCAKNNKDVCLLDKKLIQTDVSSIEAADLIYFPENEDKDKVYFIHNKLHTNSSTLNHLFNQGFASAKLFSNDSNKREALKKKIQSINKTITQKQLNRIDDFKNYGYVYGIIDEKVNSSETKKSSYIEYLPLLARIGLQKSIKDLIVLGANPEDIKVCFVNMTEIKSTDFCKNIPTGSSLYKNGIIFRNNAKCKIGKTKKYFLTSLNNGFFKALAFQKKDSDITTDKILVIKNSESKEILLLKVKSIKSVKYDSVNKIDVLSDTILNDKNVDKYFELWKAQVKKTLKNKNEDKIQLAEFEYVYPDFY from the coding sequence ATGGCAGTTCAAAATTTTTCTATATATTTGCTAAAAGATGGCATCATTCCAGAAGAGGATGATCAAGGTAATCTAAAGAAAATAGTAAAAGAGTATGATAAAGACGATGATAAAAAGCATCCAAATTATATTAATTGTACTAATAATTCGACCTCTCTTAAGAGTGATAATCCAAATCAATATAAACTGTATATTAATGAGAATCCAAAATCAGAAAATAATAAATGGGCAAATTATTTAGATTTAATTGATATTGATGAAAAATTATTATTTTCTGTATCACCAAGTTGTATATTATTAGTTCCTTATCAAACTCGTTATTTTATTATTTGCTTTGGATATGCTGCATTTCATATTGAGAAGAAATATTGTGTTGAAGATTTTGGTTCAATAACAGCATTAAATTTAATAAAGAAAGATAAAATCAAGAGTTTAGATGCTTTTTCTTTAACTAGTTCAAGAAAACAACGAATTCAATCAACCAAGGAAGAAGATTTTGTATTCTTCTCTGCAGATGCTGATGAGTCATTGATCAAGAATGTTTCTGGTTCAATAGATGATGAAAAAAGTAAGATTTCCAGAATTGTAGGAGATTGTGGAGTAAATGTCAGCACATCTGTGAGTGTTAAAGAAATTGAGAATCTTATAAAATATTTATATGATAGTTATTGTCAAAAAACGGCTTATTTATCAACTTTTCCAGAATTCAAAAATATATTTAAAGAAAAAGAAGAAAAGGTAATTCAACAATTACAAGACAATCTAATAGAGGAAATCAAACATAATACAAATTGTAAAGATACGATTATTTTTTCACAGCCAATAATCGAAGATATTTATGGAGATTATTCATATTATTTCAATTATCAAAAATTCGAAAGTAAAGAATTTAATAAAGTAACAGTTGAGGATTTGTTAGCGTTTATTTCAGAAAATAAAATTACAATTGATAAAGATTTATTAAAACTAAAAGTAAAGGTTAGAGATAATAATGAAACTAAGACTAAACTTTATTTCTTAGAGGAGGTGATTAATTTTTCCACTTCTATAGAGGTTTCTAATCACACGAAAAACTATTATTTGTTTGATGGAAATTGGTATTATATAGATGCAGATTATATTTCTCGTCTGAATACTTTCTTGGAAAGATTTATATGTCTTGATCATGCATATCTACCAGATTATTCTTATACTATATTAAATAAAAATGAAGATAAATTTAATAAATTTTGTGCAAAGAACAATAAAGATGTTTGTCTTCTCGATAAGAAATTAATTCAGACAGATGTTTCATCCATAGAGGCAGCAGATTTAATATACTTTCCAGAAAACGAAGATAAAGATAAAGTTTATTTTATTCATAATAAACTTCATACTAATTCTTCAACATTAAATCATCTTTTTAACCAAGGATTTGCTTCAGCAAAACTGTTTAGTAATGATTCTAATAAACGCGAAGCTTTAAAGAAAAAAATACAGTCAATAAATAAAACTATTACCCAAAAACAATTAAATAGAATTGATGATTTTAAGAATTATGGATATGTATATGGAATTATTGATGAAAAAGTAAATTCTAGCGAAACTAAAAAAAGTTCATATATTGAATATTTACCTTTACTAGCTAGAATTGGTTTACAAAAATCCATAAAAGATTTAATAGTACTTGGTGCAAACCCAGAGGATATAAAAGTATGTTTTGTTAATATGACAGAAATTAAATCTACAGATTTTTGTAAGAATATACCAACAGGAAGTAGTCTATATAAGAATGGTATAATTTTCAGAAATAATGCAAAATGTAAAATAGGTAAGACAAAGAAATACTTTTTGACTTCACTGAATAATGGTTTCTTTAAGGCATTGGCATTTCAGAAAAAAGATTCAGATATTACAACCGATAAGATTTTAGTAATAAAAAATTCGGAAAGTAAAGAGATTCTATTGTTAAAAGTAAAGAGTATAAAATCAGTGAAATATGATTCTGTAAATAAAATAGATGTTCTAAGTGATACAATTCTGAATGATAAGAATGTTGATAAATATTTCGAATTATGGAAAGCGCAAGTTAAAAAGACTTTAAAAAATAAGAACGAAGATAAAATACAATTAGCGGAATTTGAATATGTTTATCCAGATTTTTATTGA
- a CDS encoding DUF72 domain-containing protein, with protein sequence MSITLIGTSGYDYPEWKGVFYPEEIKRADFLAYYATQFNALELNNTFYNMPTAERLFSFYERSDGRLQFSIKANQLLTHEVTPLWQNAAQDFKAAIKPLCEKEVLSAVLFQFPQSFHYTNENRIYLAKLIAEFEGYPVVIEFRHKEWIRNSVFEGLVQRKASVAFCDMPNLKYLPAAEVSDGQLMEKSPFIGQIAYIRLHGRNAEAWYSDDSGNNSSARYDYEYSEEEISKFVPIIHTATKEGKKVQVFFNNHPRGNGAKNAKQLQEKTKTAGI encoded by the coding sequence ATGTCCATCACACTAATCGGAACCAGCGGATATGACTACCCGGAGTGGAAGGGTGTGTTTTATCCAGAGGAAATAAAAAGGGCTGATTTTCTCGCTTATTATGCAACTCAGTTTAATGCGCTGGAGTTGAATAATACTTTTTACAATATGCCGACTGCGGAAAGGCTTTTTTCGTTTTATGAAAGAAGTGATGGGAGACTTCAGTTTAGTATTAAGGCTAATCAGCTGCTTACACATGAAGTGACTCCGTTGTGGCAGAATGCAGCACAGGATTTTAAGGCAGCAATCAAACCGCTTTGTGAAAAAGAGGTTCTTTCTGCAGTACTTTTTCAGTTTCCACAGAGTTTTCATTATACGAATGAGAACAGGATTTATCTTGCAAAACTGATTGCTGAGTTTGAGGGGTATCCTGTTGTAATAGAGTTTCGGCATAAAGAATGGATTCGTAATTCAGTTTTTGAAGGACTTGTTCAGAGAAAGGCATCCGTTGCATTTTGTGATATGCCAAATCTGAAATACTTGCCTGCAGCAGAAGTGTCTGATGGACAGCTCATGGAGAAGTCACCCTTTATTGGTCAGATTGCTTACATCCGGCTTCATGGCAGAAATGCAGAAGCCTGGTATTCAGATGATTCAGGAAACAACTCTAGTGCCCGCTATGATTATGAATATTCAGAAGAGGAAATCAGTAAGTTTGTTCCAATAATTCATACAGCTACAAAAGAAGGGAAAAAAGTTCAGGTATTTTTTAATAATCACCCGAGAGGAAATGGTGCTAAAAATGCAAAACAATTACAGGAAAAAACTAAAACTGCTGGCATTTAA
- a CDS encoding GrpB family protein produces the protein MVIEKYNSKWSEQFSVIKELLEKNTTEYISIEHVGSTSIPGMSAKPIIDIDVVVEDEAQFMRLKNQLEAIGYKHEGDRGISGREAFDDTNVPIDIEQHLYVCVKDNAELQRHLKFRNRLRAEPELVEEYNKIKEEILSKVGENNRSAYVELKEKEYKWFFEKVLA, from the coding sequence ATGGTAATAGAAAAATACAATTCAAAATGGTCTGAGCAGTTTAGTGTGATAAAGGAATTGCTCGAGAAGAACACAACAGAATATATCTCAATTGAACACGTTGGAAGTACATCAATTCCCGGAATGAGTGCAAAGCCAATAATCGACATTGATGTTGTTGTTGAAGATGAAGCTCAATTTATGCGCTTGAAAAATCAACTTGAAGCAATTGGTTATAAGCATGAAGGGGACCGCGGAATTTCTGGACGTGAAGCTTTTGATGATACGAATGTTCCTATTGATATAGAACAACATCTCTATGTGTGTGTAAAAGACAATGCTGAACTCCAGAGGCATTTAAAATTCCGTAACAGGCTCCGGGCCGAACCAGAACTCGTTGAAGAATATAACAAAATCAAAGAAGAGATTCTTTCGAAAGTGGGTGAAAATAACCGTTCAGCTTATGTTGAATTGAAAGAAAAAGAATATAAGTGGTTCTTTGAGAAAGTTCTGGCGTGA
- a CDS encoding alpha/beta hydrolase family protein, which produces MSNLKIENLFEDDIDIDPTALPDYTTLDFVSNDSHIYGEIMWPSSNSKKPHPCVIMLHGFPGTARNDDISHALCRIGCVVIVPHNRGAWGSQGKYLITNCIEDAKNLAEYAHTPEFAEKYDVDPNQIFLLGHSMGANSALNAGKVLDWIKGIIMLTPYDPTRYLNRAKESYFRSLLEEGKILQSDGIDAIYEDVVINKNRIYHPNAFEQVKDKNLLVFAGTYDSVSPVNEMVLPLWKLLEAHQTKAIQKKIEYPTEHGLLGRRISVIKEIAAFIDAVIS; this is translated from the coding sequence ATGTCTAACTTAAAAATAGAAAATCTTTTTGAAGATGATATTGATATCGATCCAACAGCTTTGCCAGATTACACTACTCTTGATTTTGTAAGCAACGACTCTCATATATATGGTGAAATCATGTGGCCTTCAAGTAATTCAAAAAAGCCACATCCATGTGTAATTATGTTACATGGTTTTCCGGGAACTGCCCGCAATGATGATATTTCTCATGCGCTTTGCCGTATCGGTTGTGTTGTAATTGTTCCACATAACCGGGGTGCCTGGGGAAGTCAGGGAAAATATTTAATTACTAATTGTATTGAAGATGCTAAAAACCTTGCAGAGTATGCACATACTCCAGAATTCGCAGAAAAATATGATGTTGATCCAAATCAGATTTTTCTTCTCGGACACAGCATGGGTGCAAATTCTGCCTTAAATGCAGGAAAGGTTCTGGACTGGATAAAGGGAATCATTATGCTTACTCCATATGATCCAACCCGGTATTTAAATCGTGCAAAAGAAAGTTATTTCCGTTCTCTTCTGGAAGAAGGTAAAATTCTTCAGTCTGATGGAATTGATGCAATTTACGAGGATGTAGTTATCAACAAAAACAGAATCTATCATCCGAATGCTTTTGAACAGGTGAAGGATAAAAATCTTCTTGTGTTTGCAGGAACTTATGATTCAGTTTCTCCTGTCAATGAAATGGTTCTGCCATTATGGAAACTTCTTGAAGCCCATCAGACAAAAGCCATTCAAAAGAAAATTGAATATCCGACAGAACACGGACTTCTCGGCCGGAGAATTTCTGTAATTAAAGAAATTGCAGCTTTTATAGACGCTGTAATTTCATAA
- a CDS encoding helix-turn-helix transcriptional regulator, with translation MKTTFLRPVLDLDATGAKIKTLMKQRGISPRQLQLILNFPYVQTVYNWFAGKNMPTIDNLVVLAQILGVPMDEIVVTTMVEVDIEEEEGREVLSA, from the coding sequence GTGAAAACTACATTTTTAAGACCTGTATTAGACCTGGATGCCACAGGCGCAAAAATCAAAACACTTATGAAACAGCGGGGGATTTCACCTCGCCAGCTGCAGCTAATCCTAAACTTTCCATACGTTCAAACTGTATACAACTGGTTTGCCGGTAAAAACATGCCGACTATAGATAACCTGGTTGTACTTGCCCAGATTCTTGGAGTACCGATGGATGAGATTGTCGTTACTACTATGGTAGAGGTTGATATAGAGGAAGAGGAAGGCAGGGAAGTTTTGAGTGCATGA
- a CDS encoding GNAT family N-acetyltransferase has product MINYKKADLNELEEIIRCRMEFIREDIGPQIPEMEATIQAQLKEYLANHLNSDCYVFAAEEDNRIISIAFLLIQERPANPRFPHGRTGNIMNVYTVPEKRRQGIAGNVIKQIMDFGKTQNLDFLELKAAPMGYPLYKKLGFEDACSRCKEMNFKWE; this is encoded by the coding sequence ATGATTAATTACAAAAAAGCTGATTTGAATGAACTCGAGGAAATTATAAGATGCCGCATGGAGTTTATCCGTGAAGACATTGGTCCTCAAATTCCGGAAATGGAAGCGACTATCCAAGCCCAGCTCAAGGAATATCTAGCAAATCATCTGAACAGCGATTGTTATGTTTTTGCAGCGGAGGAAGATAATCGTATCATTTCAATTGCTTTTTTGCTGATTCAGGAAAGGCCTGCGAATCCGAGATTTCCTCATGGCCGTACCGGAAATATTATGAATGTTTATACGGTTCCTGAAAAACGACGTCAGGGAATTGCCGGCAATGTCATCAAACAGATTATGGATTTTGGCAAAACTCAGAATCTTGATTTCCTCGAACTCAAGGCTGCTCCTATGGGATATCCGCTCTATAAAAAACTTGGCTTTGAAGATGCCTGCAGTCGTTGTAAAGAAATGAATTTTAAGTGGGAGTAG
- a CDS encoding helix-turn-helix transcriptional regulator, which yields MILDFILVTLLLLCLTLLTTRKKEWLSGLVQNSLVSGILLSAIQMMMLAGFLEKTDSTESILSIFLIKLIIRLRPLMIGLIYKFIFQIVNQIVENKKTEEKSDSQDNESSESSVAGNSFDFSLLSRREIEVARLAAKGYTNAQIAEALFISTETVKSHMNSIFEKLGISSRKELMEYRTDGYTDL from the coding sequence ATGATTTTAGACTTTATTCTTGTTACATTGCTTTTACTCTGTCTCACTTTGCTGACTACCCGGAAGAAAGAATGGCTTTCTGGACTTGTGCAGAATTCTCTTGTTTCTGGAATTCTTCTAAGTGCAATTCAGATGATGATGCTTGCAGGATTTCTGGAAAAAACAGATTCAACAGAATCCATACTTTCTATCTTTCTTATAAAACTGATAATCCGATTGCGTCCGCTGATGATTGGTTTAATATACAAGTTTATTTTTCAGATTGTAAATCAGATAGTTGAAAATAAAAAGACTGAGGAAAAGTCCGACTCCCAGGACAATGAAAGTTCTGAGAGTTCAGTTGCTGGTAACAGTTTTGATTTCTCTCTTCTTTCCCGCCGCGAAATTGAAGTCGCCCGTCTTGCTGCTAAAGGTTATACAAACGCACAGATTGCAGAGGCATTGTTCATCAGTACAGAAACAGTAAAGAGCCATATGAATTCAATCTTCGAAAAACTCGGAATTTCTTCAAGAAAAGAATTGATGGAATATCGAACTGATGGTTATACTGATTTATAA